The bacterium nucleotide sequence AACACCTACGGCGAGCGGATGCGAGAAGGCGACGGCCGGGTCATCCCGGCGTTCATCTGTGCGGCCCTGCGCGGCCAGCCTATGCCTATTTTTGGTACGGGCAAGCAGACGCGGAGCTTCTGTTACGTAAACGACCTGGTCGACGGGATCGCGCGCCTTGCCCGTTGCGGTTATTTCATGCCGGTCAATCTCGGAAACCCTGGTGAATACACCATGCTCGAACTTGCCCGCATGGTCAAGAGACTGACGAAGAGCAAAAGTATGCTGAAGTTTCATCCCCTGCCTCAGGACGACCCGAGGAAGCGGAAACCGAATATCTCAAGGGCGCGGAAACTGCTGGGCTGGCAGCCCATGGTGGGACTGGAAAAAGGTTTGAAAAAGACCATCAAGTGGTTTGGGGATGAAATATGATCGAGTGGCTGAGACAACACGGACTGAGGATCGCTTTTATACTGGCACTCGGAGTGTGCTTTTATATTCTACTCCGGGGGCTGATCCCCCGTCTGGTCAAACGCACGGTGGTCCTGTCCATGAAGGACAAGCCGGGTGTCGAAGCGGAGAAAAGGATCCGTACGATCGGTCGCGTGCTGAACAACACACTGGGCGTCATCATCATACTGATCGTGCTATTCACGATCGGCGCCGAGACCGGTATAAACATCGGACCAGCGCTTGCCAGCCTGGGGATCATCGGCATTGCCGTCGGTTTCGGCGCGCAGAGCTTGATCAAAGACCTGATCAACGGATTTTTCATCCTGCTGGAAAACCAGTACGGCGTTGGCGATGTCGTTAAAATAGTGGATATCGCGGGTCAGGTCGAGGAGATCAATCTGCGCCGGACTG carries:
- a CDS encoding mechanosensitive ion channel family protein, with the protein product MIEWLRQHGLRIAFILALGVCFYILLRGLIPRLVKRTVVLSMKDKPGVEAEKRIRTIGRVLNNTLGVIIILIVLFTIGAETGINIGPALASLGIIGIAVGFGAQSLIKDLINGFFILLENQYGVGDVVKIVDIAGQVEEINLRRTVLRDMDGIVHIVPNGTINVVSNFTKEFSRVNMNITVAYKEDIDAVIAVVNRVCTELAADPQWGAKIIKTPQVLRVDSLGASGVEIKIWGETLPILQWQVMGELRKRIKKEFDRKGIEIPYPHMKVHLENPPKD